One Nostoc sp. UHCC 0302 DNA window includes the following coding sequences:
- the queG gene encoding tRNA epoxyqueuosine(34) reductase QueG, whose amino-acid sequence MNHCSVTNSSVVKEKAREVGFHKVGIAAVDGRDVTEAQRLQAWLGLGYHADMEWMANPKRQDISLVMPEARSLVCVALNYYTPHQRPEGEEYAKISRYGWGRDYHKLMHKKLKQLATWLESLGEGILARYYADTGPVQDKVLAQRAGIGWIAKNGNVITREYGSWVFLGEVLTNLELESDRPHTEHCGSCTRCLEACPTGAITQPFVVDANRCIAYHTIENRDDKLPETITPHLHGWVAGCDICQDVCPWNQRFARTTDVTEFQPYPGNIAPHLLELAQISDQEWDKRFPASALRRIKPEMLRRNARANLDVFRRKNDPESNYF is encoded by the coding sequence ATGAATCATTGTTCGGTAACAAACAGCAGTGTAGTTAAGGAAAAAGCCAGAGAGGTGGGTTTTCACAAAGTTGGCATTGCTGCTGTAGATGGGAGAGATGTTACAGAAGCGCAAAGGTTGCAAGCATGGCTAGGGTTGGGTTATCACGCCGATATGGAATGGATGGCTAACCCAAAGCGTCAGGATATCAGCTTAGTGATGCCCGAAGCGCGATCGCTAGTTTGTGTGGCACTCAATTACTACACACCACATCAGCGTCCCGAAGGCGAGGAATACGCCAAGATTTCTCGTTATGGCTGGGGAAGAGATTATCATAAGCTGATGCACAAGAAACTTAAGCAGCTGGCTACATGGCTAGAATCGCTTGGTGAAGGGATTCTAGCTCGGTACTATGCAGATACAGGGCCAGTGCAAGATAAAGTGTTGGCACAACGAGCGGGAATTGGGTGGATTGCCAAGAATGGTAATGTAATTACACGCGAGTATGGATCTTGGGTATTTTTGGGTGAAGTGTTGACAAATCTGGAATTAGAGAGCGATCGCCCGCATACAGAACACTGCGGTAGCTGTACTCGTTGCCTTGAAGCTTGCCCTACAGGTGCAATCACTCAGCCTTTTGTAGTTGATGCCAATCGCTGTATTGCCTATCATACAATTGAAAATCGGGACGACAAATTGCCAGAAACAATAACACCCCATTTACATGGTTGGGTAGCTGGTTGTGATATTTGTCAAGATGTTTGTCCTTGGAATCAACGTTTTGCTCGCACAACTGATGTCACAGAGTTTCAACCTTATCCTGGGAATATTGCTCCCCACCTGCTAGAATTAGCCCAAATCTCAGATCAGGAGTGGGATAAGCGATTTCCGGCATCTGCCTTGCGGCGGATTAAGCCAGAAATGTTAAGACGAAATGCCCGCGCTAATCTTGACGTATTTAGGCGAAAGAATGACCCAGAAAGTAATTATTTTTGA
- a CDS encoding ketosteroid isomerase family protein has protein sequence MTAAEFKSSTQLKEELQIEGISDSSVVSYFETLNAGEFEGTAALFAEDGVMHPPFESSIIGPEAIAAYLNKEAKNLKAFPTQGIADTLENGQIQVQVTGKVQTSWCGVNVLWLFILNQQQQIIYTKIKLLASPQELLALKKDVEV, from the coding sequence ATGACAGCTGCTGAATTTAAATCCTCAACACAGTTAAAAGAAGAATTGCAGATTGAAGGAATTTCAGACTCAAGCGTAGTGAGTTATTTTGAAACTTTGAACGCAGGGGAATTTGAGGGAACTGCTGCCTTGTTTGCTGAAGATGGTGTGATGCATCCACCATTTGAGTCTAGTATTATTGGGCCAGAGGCGATCGCTGCTTACCTAAACAAAGAAGCCAAAAACCTCAAAGCTTTCCCCACTCAAGGTATAGCTGACACCTTGGAAAATGGTCAAATCCAAGTCCAAGTGACAGGCAAAGTGCAAACTTCCTGGTGTGGTGTAAATGTTTTATGGCTATTTATCCTCAACCAACAACAGCAAATTATTTATACCAAAATCAAACTCTTAGCCTCTCCTCAAGAGTTACTAGCCTTGAAAAAGGATGTAGAGGTGTAG
- a CDS encoding anti-sigma regulatory factor translates to MKSELHVPSDLNFLNIVENWLLGCLKIQLGESVDWSRQSSRLRLALVEAYSNAVRHAHKDKPNLPVLLRLELKDRELALEIWDYGEGFDMSTYLPPNPIEKQEGGYGWLIMNRLMDKVEYQLQIDGANCLKLEATLPEVAN, encoded by the coding sequence ATGAAAAGTGAGCTTCATGTACCAAGTGACTTAAATTTTCTCAACATCGTCGAAAACTGGTTGCTAGGATGCTTGAAAATCCAGTTAGGAGAATCCGTAGATTGGTCACGGCAGTCAAGTCGTTTGCGGCTGGCTTTAGTAGAAGCCTACTCAAATGCAGTACGTCATGCCCACAAGGACAAACCAAATTTGCCAGTTTTACTGCGTTTAGAACTCAAAGATAGAGAGCTTGCCCTGGAAATTTGGGACTACGGCGAAGGCTTTGATATGTCCACCTACTTACCGCCAAACCCGATAGAAAAACAAGAAGGTGGTTATGGTTGGCTAATTATGAATCGTCTGATGGATAAGGTAGAGTACCAGTTGCAGATTGATGGTGCTAACTGTCTCAAGTTAGAAGCCACGCTACCAGAAGTAGCTAATTAA
- a CDS encoding SpoIIE family protein phosphatase — protein MTETGPEKLKLMVVDDELDNLDLLYRTFRRDFQVYKANHALGALEILDEVGEMAVIISDQRMPEMNGTEFFSLTVERFPDTIRILLTGFTDVEDLVDAINSGQVFKYITKPWNPERLKALVEQATDIYRVVKKRTQELQRALRRESLFNAVTTAIRESLDYDSMLQKIVATIGQTFEASSCLLIPIEGDRLTQQQFSYRDPKSHLPDSSFDPSILIEKALATLDYQLAQDIDKGRPYHHLVVPLSYQHHLLAVLVLHQWGRDRPWQNEDIQLIAGVAEQAALALSQAKLYQRLQEKQQQIHTELEVARQIQNNLLRQTLPDIEGVKVQACCYPAREVGGDFFEVFVHPKGDLWVAVGDVSGKGVPAALFMASVISVLRRELSQETPAEPNVVVQNLNYALSEDLISNNYFITLVLACYTPTTRELVYTNAGHIYPLLWSHQAPKSDQPNYLKVRSIPLGILPKWQAQSGRLILSPGDTLLLASDGITEAMVSDDLYLPVKAESSIEPVNRSMLHQEGLWKLLQTETQSLSLNHLLARIQAHNHIQEDDQTILSLEVL, from the coding sequence ATGACTGAGACAGGGCCAGAAAAACTTAAGCTCATGGTCGTAGATGATGAGCTGGATAACTTAGATTTACTCTACCGCACTTTTAGGCGAGATTTTCAAGTGTATAAAGCAAATCATGCGCTTGGAGCTTTGGAAATCTTGGATGAAGTTGGCGAGATGGCTGTAATTATTTCTGACCAAAGAATGCCAGAAATGAACGGCACTGAATTTTTCAGCCTTACGGTAGAACGCTTTCCTGATACTATTCGGATTTTGTTGACTGGTTTTACTGATGTCGAAGATTTAGTTGATGCGATTAATTCTGGTCAGGTATTCAAGTACATCACTAAACCCTGGAATCCTGAGCGACTCAAAGCATTAGTCGAGCAAGCGACTGATATATATCGTGTAGTAAAGAAACGCACGCAAGAGTTACAGCGGGCGTTGCGGCGAGAATCTTTGTTTAATGCGGTGACAACGGCAATTCGGGAGTCTCTAGACTACGACAGTATGCTGCAAAAGATTGTAGCAACCATTGGACAAACATTTGAAGCTAGCAGTTGCTTACTTATACCAATAGAAGGTGATCGCTTGACGCAACAGCAGTTTTCCTACCGCGATCCCAAATCTCATCTACCAGATTCCTCCTTCGATCCTAGTATTTTAATTGAAAAAGCCCTCGCAACCCTTGATTATCAACTTGCTCAAGATATCGATAAGGGCAGGCCATATCATCATTTGGTCGTACCACTCAGCTATCAGCATCATCTACTCGCTGTGCTTGTCCTCCACCAATGGGGACGCGATCGCCCTTGGCAAAATGAAGATATCCAATTGATTGCGGGTGTTGCTGAACAAGCAGCCTTAGCACTCTCCCAGGCAAAACTCTACCAACGCCTCCAAGAAAAGCAACAGCAGATCCACACTGAGTTGGAAGTTGCTCGCCAAATTCAAAACAACCTGCTGCGCCAAACTTTACCTGATATCGAAGGTGTGAAAGTACAAGCCTGTTGCTACCCCGCGCGGGAAGTAGGAGGAGATTTTTTTGAAGTGTTTGTGCATCCCAAAGGTGACTTATGGGTTGCAGTAGGGGACGTTTCTGGCAAGGGTGTCCCAGCTGCTTTATTTATGGCTAGTGTTATTTCAGTCCTACGCCGAGAACTGTCTCAAGAAACACCAGCAGAGCCGAATGTGGTAGTCCAGAATCTCAACTATGCTTTGAGCGAAGACTTAATTAGCAACAATTATTTTATCACTCTTGTATTAGCCTGTTATACCCCTACTACTAGGGAACTCGTTTACACTAACGCCGGACACATTTATCCGCTGTTGTGGTCACATCAAGCTCCAAAATCTGACCAACCCAATTACCTCAAGGTACGCAGCATTCCTTTAGGTATATTGCCTAAGTGGCAGGCACAGTCTGGTCGCTTAATTCTCTCTCCTGGAGACACATTGTTATTAGCTAGTGATGGCATTACAGAAGCAATGGTATCAGATGATTTATATTTACCAGTAAAAGCCGAGAGTAGCATTGAGCCAGTTAACCGTTCTATGCTGCATCAAGAAGGCTTATGGAAACTCTTACAAACAGAAACTCAATCTCTTTCTCTTAACCATTTGCTAGCTCGCATCCAAGCACATAACCACATTCAAGAAGATGACCAAACTATACTCTCGCTGGAGGTTTTGTAA
- a CDS encoding response regulator transcription factor → MSKIRIALIEDHDLTRVGIRTALLQREEIEVVGEAANAVEGLKMLKKLQPDIAIVDIGLPDKDGIELTREVKLAGGGEESATKVLILTLRDNKEAVLAAFAAGADSYCMKDIKFENLLEAVRVTYNGNAWIDPAIARIVLQQAQQNPPKSELASLDTKSVIPNSDSIETQEGIELYTLTERELEVLQLIVEGCSNAIIAERLYITVGTVKTHVRNILNKLCADDRTQAAVRALRSGLVG, encoded by the coding sequence ATGAGTAAAATTCGTATCGCTCTGATTGAAGACCATGACCTAACCCGTGTGGGTATTCGGACAGCCCTACTGCAAAGAGAAGAAATTGAAGTTGTGGGGGAAGCTGCTAATGCCGTTGAAGGCCTAAAGATGCTAAAAAAGCTACAACCAGACATTGCAATTGTAGATATTGGTTTACCAGATAAGGACGGGATTGAGCTGACACGGGAGGTGAAATTGGCTGGTGGTGGCGAAGAGTCAGCCACGAAAGTGTTAATTTTGACGTTGCGGGACAACAAAGAAGCGGTATTGGCAGCTTTTGCTGCTGGAGCAGACTCCTACTGTATGAAGGATATCAAGTTTGAGAATTTGCTGGAAGCAGTACGAGTAACTTACAATGGCAACGCCTGGATCGATCCAGCGATCGCCCGAATTGTATTACAGCAAGCACAACAAAATCCACCTAAGTCTGAATTGGCTTCTTTGGATACTAAGAGCGTTATTCCTAACTCTGATTCTATCGAGACCCAGGAAGGAATTGAACTATATACACTGACAGAAAGGGAGTTAGAAGTGTTACAGTTGATTGTCGAAGGTTGCAGCAATGCAATTATCGCCGAAAGACTGTACATCACTGTTGGAACTGTTAAAACTCACGTCCGTAATATTTTGAATAAGCTATGTGCCGATGATCGTACCCAAGCCGCAGTTCGCGCCTTGCGTTCTGGGTTAGTGGGATAG
- a CDS encoding WecB/TagA/CpsF family glycosyltransferase, with protein sequence MSKMPKALSVLGIPVHVMSNYPGWLLECLQQGRGTHVVTLNAEMTMQAEQNKSLAQVIQDAELVIPDGAGVVLYLRWLLWQKVQRFPGIELAEQLLQEIGQQNTAIKVFFYGGAPGVAAKAAEYWQQEIPGLNIAGTHSGYHSLEEEEKLRETFRQVQPQVIFVGLGVPRQELWIAKNRHLCPEAIWIGVGGSFDIWSGTKTRAPAWLGNNNLEWLYRLYQEPWRWRRMLALPAFAVKAFVYRLTARGAIS encoded by the coding sequence ATGTCCAAAATGCCTAAAGCGCTTTCGGTCTTGGGAATACCAGTTCATGTGATGAGTAACTATCCAGGCTGGTTGTTAGAATGCCTCCAACAAGGCAGAGGAACTCATGTGGTCACGCTCAATGCAGAAATGACCATGCAGGCAGAGCAAAATAAGTCTCTAGCTCAAGTCATTCAAGATGCTGAGCTGGTAATTCCAGATGGAGCAGGAGTGGTATTGTATTTGCGATGGCTGTTATGGCAGAAAGTGCAGCGTTTTCCAGGGATTGAACTAGCAGAACAACTATTGCAAGAAATTGGGCAACAGAATACAGCGATAAAGGTATTTTTCTATGGAGGAGCGCCGGGTGTAGCTGCAAAAGCCGCAGAGTATTGGCAGCAGGAAATTCCAGGCTTAAACATAGCAGGGACTCACTCAGGTTATCATTCCCTAGAAGAAGAAGAAAAATTACGAGAAACCTTTAGGCAAGTGCAGCCACAAGTAATTTTTGTCGGCTTGGGAGTGCCGCGTCAAGAGTTATGGATTGCCAAAAACCGCCATTTATGCCCCGAAGCAATTTGGATTGGTGTCGGTGGCAGTTTTGATATTTGGTCAGGAACAAAAACACGCGCTCCCGCCTGGCTAGGAAATAACAATTTGGAATGGCTGTATCGGCTGTATCAAGAACCCTGGCGCTGGCGGCGGATGTTAGCTTTGCCAGCTTTTGCTGTGAAAGCCTTTGTTTATCGGTTGACTGCAAGGGGTGCAATTAGTTAG
- the ftsE gene encoding cell division ATP-binding protein FtsE produces MQVVTTPEKTEKSVIQQDSKTQQQSSNTAAKVQLQSVTKTYTNGCDALLNANLEVKKGEFLFITGPSGSGKSTLLKLLYGEELPTQGKVIVDQFNVATLRGDRLSLLRRRIGIVFQDYKLIPQRTVAENVTFVLQAQGFTRKEIQRRLEPTLKLVGLLNKANCFPDQLSGGEQQRVSIARAIVGTPPLLLADEPTGNLDPDNSWQVIQILQKLNSFGATVIVTTHDEQLVRRCNHPVVQVCNGRLSRK; encoded by the coding sequence ATGCAGGTAGTAACAACTCCAGAAAAGACCGAAAAATCAGTTATTCAACAAGACAGTAAAACTCAGCAGCAAAGTAGTAATACTGCGGCGAAGGTGCAATTACAGTCTGTGACAAAAACCTATACGAATGGTTGTGATGCGCTGTTGAATGCAAACCTAGAGGTAAAAAAGGGAGAATTTCTGTTTATCACGGGGCCAAGTGGTTCTGGGAAATCAACGCTTTTGAAACTGCTGTATGGTGAAGAGTTACCAACACAGGGGAAAGTAATTGTTGATCAATTTAATGTAGCAACTTTGCGAGGCGATCGCTTGTCATTATTACGGCGACGCATTGGCATTGTGTTTCAAGACTACAAACTGATTCCCCAGCGAACTGTAGCGGAAAATGTCACTTTTGTGCTGCAAGCTCAAGGATTTACCCGTAAAGAAATTCAACGGCGTTTAGAACCAACTTTAAAGTTGGTGGGTTTGCTAAATAAAGCTAACTGCTTTCCAGATCAACTTTCTGGAGGAGAGCAACAGCGGGTGAGTATTGCGCGAGCAATTGTTGGAACGCCACCGCTGCTGCTGGCAGATGAGCCTACTGGAAATCTTGATCCCGATAACTCTTGGCAAGTAATACAAATTCTTCAAAAGTTAAATTCTTTTGGGGCAACAGTCATTGTGACTACACACGATGAACAACTGGTGAGGCGTTGCAATCATCCAGTGGTGCAGGTTTGCAATGGACGGCTGTCTCGAAAATAG
- a CDS encoding armadillo-type fold-containing protein, translating into MAQASSFWWQLINQISNWSLPEFKTGRSPKQRTFKRLSEPGVVLGFLTIIVAMLLWNWKLLLALLIGIGVMVLVYSMQKWDWQLRWLEIRRFLNGPNRRLTLAVGSGGIATFSTYMAAAIWVDSHSPWIAVGAIVQGVGTLLTLTLLVWQIVSLYGNREEDHLDQLLVNLTEKDPLKRLIGLRQLTKFINRKRVDSAVQQDVIKCLQILLAQEEEAVIREAAFESLQALDRLQALPIATAIPLGKVKSPQFLTIDS; encoded by the coding sequence GTGGCACAGGCTTCGTCTTTTTGGTGGCAATTGATTAACCAGATATCCAACTGGTCGCTTCCAGAATTCAAGACAGGAAGAAGCCCAAAGCAGCGAACTTTCAAGCGTTTGTCTGAGCCTGGAGTCGTTCTTGGGTTCCTGACAATCATTGTTGCTATGCTTTTATGGAACTGGAAACTGCTGTTAGCGCTCTTGATTGGCATTGGAGTAATGGTACTGGTTTACTCAATGCAGAAGTGGGACTGGCAATTGCGCTGGTTGGAAATACGTAGGTTTTTAAACGGCCCTAACCGTAGGTTAACTTTAGCAGTTGGCAGTGGTGGTATTGCCACTTTCAGCACTTACATGGCAGCTGCGATTTGGGTTGACTCCCACAGTCCTTGGATTGCTGTTGGTGCTATTGTGCAAGGTGTGGGAACATTGTTAACTTTAACTTTATTGGTGTGGCAAATCGTTAGCCTTTACGGAAATCGAGAAGAAGACCACCTTGACCAATTGTTGGTCAACTTAACAGAAAAAGACCCATTGAAGCGTTTGATTGGGCTGCGGCAACTAACTAAATTCATCAACCGTAAGCGAGTTGATTCTGCGGTACAGCAAGATGTTATCAAATGCTTGCAAATTTTACTTGCTCAGGAGGAAGAAGCAGTGATTCGAGAGGCAGCTTTTGAAAGTTTGCAAGCCTTGGATCGGTTACAAGCACTACCAATTGCCACAGCCATTCCATTAGGCAAAGTCAAAAGTCCCCAGTTTTTGACTATTGATTCTTGA
- a CDS encoding alpha/beta hydrolase, translating to MFQPLGFEQRSINTSLGKIVYYTAVGSPWQDDVTGKSDRETLVFLHGFGGGSSAYEWSKVYPAFAAEYRVIAPDLIGWGRSEHPPRNYKIEDYLTTIREFIDQTCTGPVTAIASSLTAAFTIRVASDHPDLFKSLILTTPAGLSDFGEDYSRSFFAQLVSVPFVDRLLYSTGVATSGGIRGFLEQRQFAQPNRIYEEIVEAYLQSAQQPNAEYAALSFVRGDLCFDLSLYIQQLTTPTAIIWGRKSEFTGPSIGRRLAEINPQAIRFFQQVEDVGLTPQLELPAVTIGLIRRFLPLLN from the coding sequence ATGTTTCAGCCACTTGGATTTGAGCAACGCTCAATAAATACCTCGCTAGGTAAAATTGTATACTATACTGCCGTAGGCTCACCTTGGCAGGACGATGTGACTGGAAAAAGTGACCGTGAGACTTTAGTGTTTCTGCACGGCTTTGGTGGTGGGTCTTCTGCTTATGAGTGGTCGAAAGTTTATCCTGCCTTTGCCGCTGAATACCGAGTGATTGCCCCAGACTTGATAGGTTGGGGTAGATCGGAGCATCCGCCAAGAAATTATAAGATTGAGGATTATTTGACGACAATTCGGGAGTTTATTGATCAGACTTGTACTGGCCCAGTAACAGCGATCGCTTCTTCTCTGACCGCAGCATTTACAATTCGAGTAGCGAGCGATCATCCTGATCTATTCAAGTCTTTAATTCTGACTACTCCTGCGGGACTTTCTGATTTTGGTGAAGACTACTCCCGTAGCTTTTTTGCCCAACTAGTCAGTGTTCCCTTTGTTGACCGCTTACTGTATAGCACTGGAGTTGCTACTAGTGGAGGTATTCGTGGTTTCTTAGAACAACGGCAATTTGCCCAACCCAATCGAATATACGAGGAAATTGTAGAGGCTTATTTACAATCTGCTCAGCAGCCTAATGCTGAATATGCAGCGCTGTCTTTTGTCCGCGGCGATTTGTGTTTCGATTTATCCCTTTATATTCAACAGTTGACCACTCCCACCGCCATTATTTGGGGACGAAAGTCGGAATTTACAGGCCCCTCGATTGGTCGCCGCCTCGCAGAAATTAATCCTCAAGCAATCCGATTTTTTCAACAGGTAGAAGATGTGGGGTTAACGCCACAATTAGAATTACCAGCAGTGACAATCGGGTTAATTCGCCGATTTTTACCTTTGCTTAATTAA
- a CDS encoding DUF4330 domain-containing protein: MAILDSKGRLFGKINLLDLGAGLVILLVIFGIFIFPGTSGSVAQVGAKTVPIEVDLAVRGLNVRDPEQLFANGFKKGGKTNVIIRNQPYGQIEIKSIQQLPRTVNVFQPDGSVKELPDPKSNNFSTDFLLTLDGKAQVTENGPVLGNSKVKIGMPFELEGFNYNFNATVIDVRLKDK; encoded by the coding sequence ATGGCTATATTAGATTCCAAAGGCCGCTTGTTCGGTAAAATCAATCTTCTGGATTTAGGTGCTGGATTGGTAATTCTGCTAGTTATATTTGGCATCTTTATCTTTCCTGGCACTTCCGGCTCTGTTGCCCAAGTCGGTGCTAAAACAGTACCCATTGAGGTAGATTTAGCTGTTCGTGGTTTGAATGTGCGTGACCCTGAACAACTATTCGCCAACGGATTTAAAAAAGGTGGAAAAACTAATGTGATTATCCGTAATCAACCTTATGGTCAGATTGAGATTAAATCCATTCAACAGCTACCTAGAACAGTGAATGTTTTTCAGCCCGATGGTTCGGTGAAAGAATTACCAGATCCAAAAAGCAATAATTTTAGTACAGATTTCCTGTTGACTCTAGATGGCAAAGCCCAAGTCACTGAAAATGGCCCAGTTTTAGGTAATAGTAAAGTTAAAATTGGTATGCCATTTGAGTTAGAAGGTTTTAACTACAACTTCAATGCAACTGTTATCGATGTCAGATTGAAAGATAAATAA
- a CDS encoding M48 family metalloprotease: MMNWKGFVTNYRMWRRRWFYPLISVVVALSLCLSTPLPGRTLDLLPLLLQGVQVLQLSSISPNQEVDLGKRINQQLVGSDVKLYRNAEVNRYVEQVGRRLVVNSDRPNLPYTFQVVQNDAINAFATLGGYVYVHTGLLKAADNEAELASVLAHEIGHIGGKHVVKQMQQKALESGLLTAAGLDRNAAVNIGVQLARDLPRSRQNEFDADQRGLRTLTRTGYSQSAMVSFMKKLLTKNSAPSFLSTHPGTADRITALQRSINAQPSNGNYGLNNSAYKANIRPLA; the protein is encoded by the coding sequence ATGATGAATTGGAAAGGTTTTGTAACAAATTACCGGATGTGGCGGCGTCGCTGGTTTTATCCCCTAATTTCGGTAGTAGTTGCCCTAAGTCTGTGCTTAAGTACACCCTTGCCTGGAAGAACTTTAGACTTGTTGCCTCTTTTATTGCAAGGTGTCCAGGTACTCCAGCTTTCTAGCATATCCCCTAACCAAGAAGTTGATCTTGGTAAGCGGATTAATCAGCAGTTGGTGGGTAGTGATGTCAAACTTTACCGTAATGCAGAAGTTAATCGCTATGTTGAGCAAGTTGGCCGCCGCTTGGTAGTTAATAGCGATCGCCCCAACCTTCCCTATACTTTCCAAGTAGTGCAAAATGACGCTATTAACGCCTTTGCCACCTTGGGCGGCTATGTCTATGTGCATACAGGTTTGCTAAAAGCCGCAGACAATGAAGCAGAACTAGCAAGTGTACTCGCCCATGAAATTGGTCATATTGGCGGGAAACACGTAGTTAAACAGATGCAACAAAAAGCGCTCGAAAGTGGGTTATTAACAGCAGCTGGTTTAGACAGAAATGCAGCGGTGAACATTGGTGTACAGTTAGCGCGAGACTTGCCACGCAGTCGTCAAAATGAATTTGACGCCGATCAAAGAGGATTAAGAACTTTGACACGCACTGGTTATTCCCAGTCTGCAATGGTTTCGTTTATGAAAAAGCTGCTTACAAAGAATTCTGCTCCGTCATTTTTGAGTACTCACCCCGGAACAGCTGATCGTATTACTGCCCTGCAACGTTCCATTAATGCTCAACCTAGCAATGGTAATTATGGATTAAATAATAGCGCTTATAAAGCTAATATTCGGCCATTGGCATAA
- a CDS encoding metallophosphoesterase family protein, with translation MSETSPRRIVIGDVHGHYEGLMTLLEAITPNLDDQVYFLGDLIDRGPQSSEVVNFVKQNNYPCVLGNHEQMLLSILNNKSISSSTMQAWLYSGGQATVSSYHDAIIPDEHLDWFKALPKYIDLGDIWLTHAGVDPAKTVAEQTAEQLCWIRDEFHSIEKPYFPDKQIIIGHTITFTLPGVKPGKLAQGQGWLDIDTGAYHPRSGWLTGLDVTNNLVYQVNVYKRHLRTLLLEEAVTAIDPRKINSDRRHNKGA, from the coding sequence ATGAGCGAAACTAGCCCCCGTCGAATTGTTATTGGAGATGTGCATGGTCACTATGAAGGTTTAATGACGTTGTTAGAGGCGATCACCCCTAACTTAGACGATCAAGTATATTTTTTAGGAGACTTAATAGATCGTGGCCCTCAAAGCTCAGAAGTAGTAAATTTTGTCAAACAAAATAACTACCCATGTGTATTAGGAAATCATGAACAGATGTTATTAAGCATTCTGAACAACAAAAGTATCTCCTCTTCAACAATGCAAGCATGGTTGTACAGTGGGGGTCAAGCGACTGTATCCAGCTACCACGATGCTATAATCCCCGACGAACATCTGGATTGGTTCAAAGCTTTACCTAAATATATCGACTTGGGCGATATTTGGTTGACTCATGCTGGTGTTGATCCTGCCAAAACAGTTGCAGAACAAACTGCCGAGCAACTTTGCTGGATACGAGACGAATTTCACAGTATTGAAAAACCCTACTTTCCAGATAAGCAAATCATTATCGGTCACACAATCACTTTTACCCTACCAGGAGTAAAGCCTGGTAAACTAGCGCAAGGACAGGGATGGCTAGACATAGACACTGGCGCTTATCATCCCCGGAGTGGCTGGTTAACTGGATTGGATGTCACTAATAATCTAGTCTATCAAGTTAACGTTTATAAACGTCACCTCCGGACTTTGCTATTAGAAGAAGCGGTAACCGCCATTGATCCAAGGAAAATTAACAGCGATCGCCGCCATAATAAGGGAGCATAG
- a CDS encoding response regulator transcription factor — protein sequence MTANILLVEDEVKLARFVELELSSEGYNINVAHDGIAGLTLARELSPDLVILDWMLPGLSGLEICRRLRATGISIPVILLTAKDEVNDRVAGLDAGADDYVVKPFSIEELLARIRAHLRRTQETDQDIFQFEDLSLNHRTRQVYRGKRAIELTAKEFDLLEYILSHPRQVFTKDQILQKVWGYDFMGNSNIIEVYIRYLRLKLEENNEKRLIHTVRGVGYVLRE from the coding sequence ATGACAGCAAATATCCTCTTGGTTGAAGATGAAGTTAAATTAGCCCGATTTGTTGAGCTAGAATTAAGTAGCGAAGGTTACAATATCAACGTGGCACATGATGGCATCGCTGGTTTAACGTTAGCACGGGAGTTATCGCCAGATTTAGTCATTCTTGATTGGATGCTTCCAGGGCTGTCAGGCTTGGAAATTTGTCGTCGGTTGCGGGCAACTGGTATCTCCATACCAGTAATTTTACTGACAGCAAAAGATGAAGTTAATGATCGTGTGGCAGGTTTGGATGCAGGAGCTGATGATTATGTGGTCAAGCCATTTAGTATTGAAGAACTGCTAGCTAGAATCCGCGCTCATCTACGCCGCACTCAAGAAACAGATCAAGATATTTTTCAGTTTGAAGACTTGAGTTTAAATCACCGTACGCGCCAAGTTTACCGGGGTAAGCGGGCAATTGAGTTAACGGCTAAAGAGTTTGACTTGTTGGAGTATATACTCTCGCATCCGCGTCAGGTATTTACTAAAGACCAAATTCTACAAAAAGTTTGGGGTTACGACTTTATGGGTAATTCCAATATCATTGAAGTTTATATCCGCTACTTGCGCCTCAAGCTGGAGGAAAATAATGAAAAACGCTTGATTCATACGGTGCGTGGTGTGGGCTACGTACTTAGGGAATAG